The following coding sequences lie in one Yamadazyma tenuis chromosome 3, complete sequence genomic window:
- the PTC5 gene encoding [Pyruvate dehydrogenase [acetyl-transferring]]-phosphatase 1, mitochondrial (COG:T; EggNog:ENOG503NXCM) → MVYVLSIKPRLLYVASRSLQNSRRMISSSPYRLIKSTNPLLTTTTRVKPQARNGNKHFKKRNAALVSGFIIVGSFVTFNQSNYYNLDTIPPSASKKLFPSRSSTSAVPPEDKNLYTSSNSSISTNYSLGHQQHKEGVFVLNEEQVSEKLRQFEESYFVNRGKGVTRYDVCQLASNSPVEDDRSEEIVQVPILQDNNVKTSTDWMFFGVFDGHGGWTTSSKLRDQLISHVVAEFGTIFKPANEDNLRFVPNGATIDQAIKNGFLKLDHEIVNKNMEKLLNENNKAQAAELLMPALSGSCALLSFYDTNSQTLKVAVTGDSRAILGSFKDNRWTVRQLSIDQTGSNPTEVARIISEHPDESNVVKNGRVLGTLEPTRAFGDCRYKLPASIQQRIYKQFFGRSLPHNLKSPPYVTAEPVVTTTKINPDQNDFLVMASDGLYEMLSNEEIVGLVVKWMENQKMIKPKHSFWNYFGSNENKLPEVQDITNDKTSKKPFRKTRPVSGNNYLLDDKNVSTHLIRNALSNGGSRDQTSMLISIPSPISRRYRDDLTVTVVFFGKDPKGEDDLGKLEINPEATAGGIDASKPRL, encoded by the coding sequence ATGGTATATGTGCTTTCAATAAAGCCCAGGCTTTTGTATGTTGCTTCTAGACTGCTACAAAACAGTAGAAGAATGATATCGTCATCACCCTACCGATTGATCAAATCTACCAATCCTTTGTTAACTACCACCACTAGGGTCAAACCTCAAGCAAGAAATGGCAACAAACATTTTAAAAAGAGAAATGCCGCTTTGGTTTCAGGATTCATCATCGTTGGTTCATTTGTGACGTTCAATCAGTCCAACTATTACAACTTGGATACAATTCCTCCTTCTGCCAGTAAGAAGTTGTTCCCTTCCAGAAGTTCCACCAGCGCCGTTCCACCAGAAGACAAAAACCTTTATACCAGCTCAAATTCGTCCATCAGTACTAACTATAGCTTGGGTCATCAACAGCATAAGGAGGGagtgtttgtgttgaacGAAGAACAGGTGAGTGAAAAATTAagacaatttgaagagagtTACTTTGTGAACCGTGGGAAAGGTGTGACGAGATATGATGTGTGTCAATTGGCATCAAATTCTCCTGTTGAAGACGACCGGTCCGAAGAAATTGTCCAAGTGCCTATATTACAAGACAACAACGTCAAGACCTCTACTGACTGGATGTTTTTCGGTGTATTTGACGGACATGGCGGATGGACCACTAGTAGTAAATTAAGAGACCAATTGATCAGCCATGTGGTTGCTGAATTCGGAACCATTTTCAAGCCAGCCAACGAAGATAACCTTAGATTTGTGCCCAACGGTGCCACAATTGACCAAGCTATCAAGAATGGATTCTTGAAATTAGATCATGAAATTGTTAACAAGAACATGGAAAAGCTTCTCAATGAGAATAACAAGGCCCAGGCTGCCGAATTGTTGATGCCAGCATTGTCCGGCTCTTGTGCATTATTGTCGTTCTACGATACCAATTCTCAAACATTGAAAGTTGCTGTCACAGGTGATTCCAGAGCTATCTTGGGGTCATTCAAAGACAATCGCTGGACGGTTAGACAATTGAGCATCGATCAAACAGGATCAAACCCCACAGAAGTTGCCAGAATCATCAGTGAACACCCCGATGAGTCGAATGTAGTAAAGAATGGAAGAGTATTGGGTACATTGGAACCAACTAGAGCATTTGGAGACTGTAGATATAAGCTTCCAGCCTCCATACAGCAACGGATTTACAAGCAGTTTTTTGGAAGGTCTTTGCCACACAACCTCAAGTCCCCACCTTATGTCACAGCTGAACCGGttgtcaccaccaccaaaatcaacccaGATCAAAACGACTTTTTGGTCATGGCATCGGATGGATTGTATGAAATGTTATCAAACGAAGAAATTGTCGGATTAGTTGTTAAGTGGATGGAAAATCAAAAGATGATCAAACCAAAACACTCCTTCTGGAACTACTTTGGCTCCAACGAAAACAAATTACctgaagttcaagatatcaccaaTGATAAGACTTCTAAAAAGCCATTCAGAAAGACTCGTCCTGTTTCTGGTAACAATTATCTATTGGACGATAAAAATGTTTCTACCCACTTGATCAGAAATGCCTTATCAAACGGAGGATCTCGAGACCAGACTTCAATGCTAATTTCGATTCCTAGTCCCATTTCTAGAAGATATAGAGATGATCTTACTGTTACAGTAGTATTCTTTGGTAAAGATCCTAAAGGTGAAGATGACTTGGGTAAACTCGAAATCAACCCTGAAGCGACTGCCGGAGGAATTGATGCTTCTAAGCCAAGGCTTTGA
- the RPS20 gene encoding 40S ribosomal protein uS10 (BUSCO:EOG09265CFP; EggNog:ENOG503P3VF; COG:J), whose amino-acid sequence MSAPINKEKVQEQEQEIHKIRITLTSTKVKQLENVSANIIRNADQSQIVKKGPVRMPTKVLKITTRKTPNGEGSKTWDTFEMRIHKRVIDLQAPAAIVKKITQITIEPGVDVEVTLAA is encoded by the coding sequence ATGTCTGCTCCTATCAACAAGgaaaaagttcaagaacaagaacaagaaatccACAAGATCAGAATCACCTTGACCTCCACCAAGGTTAAGCAATTGGAAAACGTTTCTGCCAACATCATCAGAAACGCTGACCAATCCCAAATTGTCAAGAAGGGACCAGTTAGAATGCCAACcaaggttttgaagatcaccaccagaaaGACCCCTAACGGTGAAGGTTCTAAGACCTGGGACACCTTTGAAATGAGAATCCACAAGAGAGTTATTGACTTGCAAGCCCCAGCTGCTattgtcaagaagatcaCTCAAATCACTATCGAACCAGGTGTAGATGTCGAAGTCACTCTTGCTGCTTAA
- the DCP2 gene encoding mRNA-decapping enzyme subunit 2 (EggNog:ENOG503NYHF; COG:A), whose translation MSIQLRDGFANKTLDHVLEDLLVRFLINAPNEDLSSSERVLFLVEEAQWFYTDFLRQTYPSLPSLKMKSFSTKLLEKCPLVWKWGDASEALSKFGKYKSSIPVRGVALFNSDLSKMVLVKGYESNSWSFPRGKISKNEGDLECAIREVEEETGFSAKNLINEEDVVERTMGGKNYKIYFARDVPEDTVFKPLVRNEIAAIEWFDIKSLQKKLKHNPNAYFIVPAVMKPIIKWISEAKGTTNELDETKLKLDAETKLKDLMGIGKQVEEVQQTAFSEAVNNEDTDAGRELLDILQGVKSEAEESDEYESSPVKPIIVSIPQSMAAPYEYLMNAKASEQIESQKSLFDMFPFLQSKPQASEQSLSTPLPESLENPSKSLMNPKELLSILNSGSSKPSESPSEETRISKDVATNKARAQELLKLFKTDTEVSNSVSESSSDSGYSTANSIKLHQSLDEPYNENLKPGKVNILKKSSEKSNPLLDMLKSKTNKTPSPSPRSPNSPANNLLNLLKRPQPQSPKTPEANQNPAHEILGILKPAAEAPKPKASTTNDLLDMLKKSKAPSPVSSENIPESTKSSASALLQMLGEEPEQSIVPTPVHPSDIPQQEQSSQPTNTEDFDDFDDFEDFEHFDALDDQIRATIQDYQEEPQVKPQQGHPELQVQPPNTRKQLSPDYEQYQNYGLEGGTNTYSGPPRGNVRLLKPGESLSDVLGSQSAQPSYENGGKLLLSVLQQGSGGSQPNVQSADSSLNDTYASPTPPSHHSNRSQNANSLLGLLTGNRQTPPSSAQPEGQPTPAQSPRFAQKTK comes from the coding sequence ATGTCCATACAGTTAAGAGATGGGTTTGCCAATAAAACTTTGGATCACGTGCTAGAAGATTTGCTCGTACGATTCTTGATCAATGCCCCCAATGAAGATTTATCTTCCAGCGAAAGAGTGTTATTTCTCGTGGAAGAAGCACAGTGGTTCTATACCGATTTTTTACGCCAAACGTATCCTTCCCTCCCgtcattgaagatgaagtctttttccaccaaattgttggagaaatGCCCATTGGTTTGGAAATGGGGTGATGCTTCCGAAGCGCTCTCGAAGTTTGGGAAGTACAAATCGAGTATTCCTGTTAGAGGAGTTGCCCTTTTCAACAGTGACTTGTCAAAGATGGTATTGGTTAAGGGATATGAGTCCAACTCATGGTCATTTCCCAGGGGTAAGATTTCGAAAAATGAAGGCGACTTGGAATGTGCAATAAGagaagtggaagaagagactGGTTTCAGTGCCAAAAACTTAATAAACGAGGAGGATGTGGTTGAAAGAACTATGGGGGGAAAGAACTACAAGATATATTTTGCTAGGGATGTTCCTGAAGATACAGTGTTTAAACCGCTTGTAAGAAATGAGATTGCTGCCATAGAGTGGTTTGATATCAAGTCTTTACAGAAAAAACTCAAGCATAACCCCAACGCTTATTTCATTGTCCCCGCTGTTATGAAGCCTATCATCAAATGGATCAGTGAAGCTAAGGGTACTACTAATGAGTTGGATGAAACCAAATTGAAACTCGATGCCgaaaccaagttgaaggacttgatGGGCATTGGAAAGCAAGTGGAGGAGGTGCAACAAACTGCTTTCTCTGAGGCTGTCAATAATGAGGATACTGATGCTGGTAGAGAATTGCTTGACATTCTTCAGGGGGTCAAATCTGAAGCAGAAGAGTCTGACGAATATGAGAGTAGCCCTGTTAAACCTATCATTGTCAGTATTCCTCAATCTATGGCTGCTCCTTACGAATATTTGATGAATGCGAAGGCTTCCGAACAGATTGAGTCCCAAAAATCGCTTTTTGATATGTTTCCTTTCCTTCAAAGCAAACCTCAAGCCTCTGAGCAGTCTCTTAGTACTCCACTTCCAGAATCCCTCGAGAACCCttccaaatctttgatgaaCCCCAAAGAATTATTGTCCATTTTGAATAGTGGATCGTCAAAACCATCTGAATCCCCTTCAGAAGAAACGAGAATATCTAAAGATGTTGCCACTAATAAGGCCAGGGCCCaagagttgttgaaattgtttAAGACCGATACTGAAGTATCGAACAGTGTCAGCGAATCCAGTTCAGATTCCGGCTATAGTACAGCAAATTCAATTAAATTACATCAATCCTTAGATGAGCCTTATAATGAGAACTTAAAACCTGGAAAGGTAaacattttgaaaaaatctTCAGAAAAGAGCAATCCTCTCTTGGATATGTTGAAGAGTAAAACGAATAAGACTCCTTCACCTTCTCCTAGGTCTCCAAACTCACCGGCTAATAATCTCTTGAACCTTTTAAAAAGGCCTCAACCACAGTCCCCTAAGACACCTGAAGCTAATCAAAATCCTGCTCATGAGATCCTAGGAATATTGAAACCAGCAGCAGAGGCACCGAAACCAAAAGCTTCTACTACAAATGACTTATTGGAtatgttgaaaaaatccAAGGCTCCATCTCCTGTATCTCTGGAGAATATACCAGAGTCTACCAAGAGTTCCGCGCTGGCGTTATTGCAAATGTTGGGAGAGGAACCAGAACAATCTATTGTGCCAACTCCAGTTCATCCTTCAGATATCCCACAGCAAGAGCAACTGTCCCAACCTACAAACACCGAAGATTTCGATGATTTCGACGACTTCGAAGACTTTGAGCATTTTGATGCATTAGATGACCAAATTAGAGCTACTATTCAAGATTACCAAGAAGAGCCACAAGTTAAACCACAACAGGGGCACCCAGAGTTACAGGTTCAACCCCCTAACACTCGCAAGCAATTAAGCCCAGACTACGAACAATACCAGAATTACGGCCTTGAAGGTGGTACCAATACCTATTCAGGTCCTCCAAGAGGAAATGTTAGACTCCTTAAACCTGGAGAATCTCTTAGTGATGTTTTAGGATCCCAGTCAGCCCAACCCAGTTatgaaaatggtggaaaGTTGCTCTTATCAGTGCTTCAACAAGGGTCTGG